The following are from one region of the Bradyrhizobium sediminis genome:
- a CDS encoding helicase-related protein, with amino-acid sequence MAFSSSSSPFSHERAPGAGVTAVLGPTNTGKTHLAIERMVAHSSGVIGLPLRLLAREVYNKIVGRVGPDAVALVTGEEKIKPPKARYWVSTVEAMPRDLDVSFLAVDEIQIAADLERGHVFTDRILNRRGRDETLLLGAATMRPIIERLLPGASIVTRPRLSQLEFSGDRKLTRQPRRTAIVAFSADEVYAIAELIKRQHGGAAVVLGSLSPRTRNAQVAMFQNGDVDYLVATDAVGMGLNLDVDHVAFASDRKYDGYQFRRLNPSEFAQIAGRAGRATRDGTFGTTGRCAPFEPELVNALQNHSFESVKVLQWRNSRLDFSSLGSLQVSLALSPTHDALTRAPIAEDLRVLDHAARDADVRDMAHGAAAIERLWDACQIPDYRKIAPAAHAELVTTLFGFLMKRGRIPDAWFAAQVDQTDRVDGDIDTLSGRIAQIRTWTFVANRPDWLSDPEHWQGMTREIENKLSDALHERLTERFVDRRTSVLMRRLRENTVLNTEIGKTGEVIVEGHVIGRLDGFTFAPDAAEAGSDAKALQATALKALAGEIDARAEKLAAAPDEQFVLTSDGTIRWTGDAVARLVAAEDALHPRLRIIADERLTGAAREAVQARLDLWLKTHVEKLLGPLFDLNKAEDITGIARGIAFQLIEALGVLERQKIAAEMKDLDQPSRATLRKYGVRFGAYHIYVPALLKPAARALASLLWAEKQSNVDMSALSGAQHLAGSGRTSFPVDKALDRDAYRVLGYKQCGERAVRVDILERLADIIRPALAWRETSPGEKPAGAFDGRGFVVTQAMTSLTGSAGEDFASILRALGYRMDRKPPLPPKPVVVEAPAAEAVAAEATPAEAASETSAEAAVENTAVAADTVAAESAVVAEPSTDVAQASEVAAPSTTLLPDVAFAPAPEPAEPVTVEAAQPEPSAVVETPAAEPPPEQSAAEAATETVAAGDAAPVETAAAAPEVPAAPELVEVWRPGGRSDERRPRHDRHRHRHQDRPQQGAEPAAATGEAGGEAAKGERHRRGRRDRHQDFRKPRTDAPAEAVAATSAEGVPAPRDDRGGRPPRERFEGKDRDKGRDKGRDRDQGRDKGKFGGGRDKGPRDKGGRDRDKGGRDFGPSHRQWATSAAPRERDRPADPNSPFAKLAALKEQLTAGRKD; translated from the coding sequence ATGGCCTTTTCGTCATCTTCGTCCCCGTTTTCCCATGAACGCGCTCCCGGCGCCGGCGTTACTGCCGTGCTGGGGCCGACCAATACCGGCAAGACGCATCTGGCGATCGAGCGGATGGTCGCGCATTCCTCCGGCGTCATCGGCCTGCCGCTGCGGCTCCTGGCGCGCGAGGTCTACAACAAGATCGTCGGCCGGGTCGGCCCGGACGCGGTCGCGCTGGTCACCGGCGAGGAGAAGATCAAGCCGCCGAAGGCGCGCTACTGGGTCTCGACCGTGGAGGCGATGCCGCGGGATCTCGACGTCTCGTTTCTCGCCGTTGACGAAATCCAGATCGCCGCCGATCTCGAGCGCGGCCACGTCTTCACCGATCGCATCCTCAACCGGCGCGGCCGCGACGAAACGCTGCTATTGGGCGCCGCCACCATGCGCCCGATCATCGAGCGGCTGCTGCCCGGCGCGTCCATCGTCACCCGGCCGCGGCTGTCGCAGCTCGAATTCTCAGGCGACCGCAAGCTCACAAGGCAGCCGCGGCGCACCGCGATCGTCGCGTTCTCGGCCGACGAGGTCTACGCCATCGCCGAACTGATCAAGCGCCAGCATGGCGGCGCGGCCGTGGTGCTGGGCTCGCTCTCGCCCCGCACAAGAAATGCACAAGTGGCGATGTTCCAGAACGGCGACGTCGATTATCTCGTTGCCACCGACGCCGTCGGCATGGGGCTCAATCTCGACGTCGATCACGTCGCGTTCGCCTCCGACCGCAAATATGACGGCTATCAGTTCCGCCGCTTGAATCCGTCCGAATTCGCGCAGATTGCCGGCCGCGCCGGCCGCGCCACCCGCGACGGCACCTTCGGCACCACGGGCCGCTGCGCGCCGTTCGAGCCGGAACTGGTGAACGCGCTGCAGAACCACTCCTTCGAGAGCGTGAAGGTATTGCAGTGGCGCAATTCCAGGCTGGATTTTTCCTCGCTCGGGAGCCTGCAGGTGTCGCTGGCGCTGTCGCCCACGCACGACGCGCTGACGCGGGCGCCGATCGCCGAAGACCTGCGCGTGCTCGATCACGCCGCGCGCGACGCCGATGTGCGCGACATGGCCCATGGCGCAGCCGCGATCGAACGGCTGTGGGACGCCTGCCAGATTCCGGATTACCGCAAGATTGCGCCGGCCGCCCATGCCGAACTCGTGACGACCCTGTTCGGGTTCCTGATGAAGCGGGGCCGGATCCCGGACGCCTGGTTCGCCGCCCAGGTCGACCAGACCGACCGCGTCGACGGCGATATCGACACGCTATCGGGCCGGATCGCGCAGATCCGGACCTGGACTTTCGTGGCTAATCGCCCGGATTGGCTGTCCGACCCCGAACATTGGCAGGGGATGACGCGCGAAATCGAAAATAAATTGTCCGATGCCCTGCATGAACGGCTCACGGAGCGTTTCGTTGACCGCCGTACCAGTGTATTGATGCGCCGCCTGCGGGAGAACACTGTTTTGAATACCGAAATCGGCAAGACCGGCGAAGTGATCGTGGAAGGCCATGTGATCGGCCGCCTCGACGGATTTACATTCGCGCCAGATGCGGCGGAGGCCGGCTCCGATGCCAAAGCGTTGCAGGCCACCGCGCTGAAGGCGCTGGCCGGCGAGATCGACGCGCGCGCCGAGAAACTGGCAGCGGCGCCCGACGAGCAATTCGTGCTGACCTCGGACGGCACCATCCGCTGGACCGGCGATGCCGTGGCGCGGCTGGTCGCGGCCGAGGACGCGCTGCATCCGCGCCTGCGCATCATCGCCGACGAGCGGCTGACCGGCGCGGCGCGCGAAGCTGTACAGGCGCGGCTCGATTTGTGGCTGAAGACGCATGTCGAAAAGCTGCTGGGGCCGTTGTTCGACCTCAACAAGGCCGAGGACATCACGGGAATCGCGCGCGGCATCGCGTTTCAATTGATCGAGGCGCTGGGCGTGCTGGAGCGGCAAAAGATCGCCGCCGAGATGAAGGATCTCGATCAGCCGTCGCGCGCTACTTTACGCAAATACGGCGTGCGCTTCGGCGCCTATCACATCTACGTGCCGGCGCTGCTGAAGCCCGCGGCGCGCGCGCTGGCCTCGCTGCTGTGGGCCGAAAAGCAAAGCAATGTCGACATGTCGGCGCTGTCGGGCGCGCAGCATCTCGCAGGGTCGGGCCGCACCTCGTTCCCGGTCGACAAGGCGCTCGATCGCGACGCCTATCGCGTGCTCGGCTACAAGCAATGCGGCGAACGCGCGGTGCGGGTCGATATCCTGGAACGGCTCGCCGATATCATCCGTCCCGCTTTGGCATGGCGCGAAACCTCGCCGGGCGAAAAGCCCGCCGGCGCGTTCGACGGCCGCGGTTTCGTGGTGACGCAGGCGATGACGTCCTTGACCGGTTCGGCCGGCGAAGACTTCGCCTCGATCCTGCGCGCGCTCGGCTATCGCATGGACCGCAAGCCGCCATTGCCGCCGAAGCCGGTGGTGGTCGAAGCGCCGGCCGCGGAAGCAGTTGCGGCGGAGGCAACTCCGGCAGAGGCGGCGTCGGAAACCTCTGCCGAGGCAGCGGTCGAGAATACGGCTGTCGCTGCCGATACGGTTGCCGCCGAGAGCGCGGTCGTTGCTGAACCCAGTACCGATGTTGCGCAGGCTTCGGAAGTTGCGGCGCCGTCGACGACGCTGCTGCCCGATGTCGCATTCGCGCCGGCGCCCGAACCGGCCGAGCCCGTTACCGTCGAGGCCGCGCAGCCGGAACCATCGGCTGTGGTGGAAACGCCCGCGGCGGAACCGCCGCCGGAACAGTCTGCCGCTGAAGCCGCGACTGAAACCGTTGCCGCCGGCGACGCTGCGCCGGTCGAGACCGCCGCTGCCGCGCCCGAAGTTCCCGCAGCGCCGGAACTGGTGGAAGTCTGGCGGCCCGGCGGCCGTTCGGACGAACGCCGGCCGCGCCATGATCGCCACCGTCATCGCCATCAGGATCGCCCGCAGCAGGGCGCGGAACCTGCGGCCGCTACCGGCGAAGCCGGCGGCGAGGCGGCAAAGGGCGAGCGGCATCGCCGCGGACGGCGCGACCGCCACCAGGATTTCAGAAAACCTCGCACCGACGCGCCGGCCGAAGCCGTGGCGGCGACATCCGCCGAAGGCGTGCCCGCGCCGCGTGACGACCGCGGCGGCCGTCCGCCGCGCGAGCGCTTTGAAGGCAAGGACAGGGACAAGGGCCGAGACAAGGGCCGGGATCGCGACCAGGGCCGTGACAAGGGCAAGTTCGGCGGTGGCCGAGATAAAGGCCCGCGCGACAAGGGTGGCCGCGACCGCGATAAAGGCGGCCGCGACTTCGGGCCGTCACACCGGCAGTGGGCCACCAGCGCCGCCCCGCGCGAACGCGACCGCCCCGCCGATCCCAATTCGCCCTTCGCCAAGCTCGCGGCGCTGAAGGAACAACTCACCGCCGGCCGCAAGGACTAG
- a CDS encoding helix-turn-helix domain-containing protein, protein MQTEANAQPNAAAASSVWQYGRRGDTIEQAIWSGDFSLPLSWHFHQQIQITAVLIGRRHFLAANRPVTVNAGEILILPAGLPHKALGIENDRTLSLNLYLPHSADALRKDAIIVPTPRWFAGRMTGGLVSDWAMTTLMRSGQCGFERVAEAVATMPPDEHLNISDVASTRGMSREGFIRWFRRNAGVTPHAYRVARRLNRARMLLATDAAPAEAAAEAGFADQSHLGRHFRLAFGVTPGAYRRAVRR, encoded by the coding sequence ATGCAGACGGAAGCGAACGCCCAGCCGAACGCCGCGGCTGCTTCGAGCGTCTGGCAATATGGCCGCCGCGGCGACACGATTGAGCAGGCCATCTGGAGCGGCGATTTCAGCCTTCCGCTATCGTGGCATTTCCACCAGCAAATTCAGATCACGGCGGTTCTGATCGGGCGGCGGCATTTTCTCGCGGCGAACCGGCCTGTCACCGTCAACGCCGGCGAAATCCTCATCTTGCCGGCCGGATTGCCGCACAAGGCGCTCGGCATCGAAAACGATCGCACGCTGAGCCTCAATCTCTATCTTCCGCATTCAGCCGACGCCCTGCGGAAGGATGCGATCATCGTGCCGACCCCGCGCTGGTTTGCGGGCAGGATGACCGGCGGTCTGGTGAGTGACTGGGCCATGACCACGCTGATGCGTTCGGGGCAATGCGGCTTCGAACGCGTTGCCGAGGCCGTGGCGACCATGCCGCCGGACGAGCATCTGAACATCAGCGATGTCGCGTCGACGCGGGGCATGAGCCGGGAAGGCTTCATCCGCTGGTTTCGCCGCAACGCCGGAGTGACGCCTCACGCCTACCGCGTTGCGCGTCGGCTGAACCGCGCCCGCATGCTTTTGGCGACCGACGCCGCGCCCGCGGAAGCGGCTGCCGAGGCCGGGTTCGCCGACCAGAGCCATTTGGGGCGCCATTTCCGACTCGCCTTCGGCGTCACGCCCGGCGCCTATCGCCGCGCCGTTCGCCGCTGA
- a CDS encoding RNA-binding S4 domain-containing protein, producing the protein MDRQRLDKWLWHARVVKARSSSAALVEAGHVRVNGVREKAPGHAVKIGDVVTVGLDNSVRVLKVVAFAERRGDATAARVLYEDLRDRQ; encoded by the coding sequence TTGGATCGTCAGCGTCTCGATAAATGGCTGTGGCATGCGCGGGTGGTGAAGGCCCGCTCCAGTTCCGCCGCGCTGGTGGAAGCCGGCCACGTCCGCGTCAACGGCGTGCGCGAGAAGGCGCCCGGCCATGCCGTCAAGATAGGCGACGTCGTCACCGTCGGGCTCGACAACTCGGTGCGCGTTCTGAAGGTGGTGGCGTTCGCGGAGCGCCGGGGCGACGCCACCGCCGCCCGCGTGCTTTACGAGGATTTGCGCGACCGCCAATAG
- a CDS encoding DUF3108 domain-containing protein, with product MLLGSQPAAFAQGRLDARYEATLAGIPIGKGAWNIEISDDVFSASASGGTSGLLKAFSGGSGTGAAQGRVVGGALVASHYSASTTTSKKTEAIRMVLAGGNIKEFAIEPEPPVDADRLPVTEAHRRGVYDPMTGSMLRVPGNGDPLTPEACRVGAGIFDGRMRYDLKLDFKRMETVKAEKGYRGPVVVCAVYFTPVAGYIPDRPVIKYLAAQRNIEIAFAPVAGTRILVPFWMKIPTPLGPAMLEATQFITQATPPRVAKTQ from the coding sequence ATGCTGCTCGGCTCCCAGCCGGCGGCTTTCGCGCAAGGCCGGCTCGATGCCCGCTATGAGGCGACGCTGGCCGGGATTCCGATCGGCAAGGGCGCCTGGAACATCGAAATATCAGACGACGTGTTTTCCGCCTCCGCCTCCGGCGGCACCTCGGGGCTTTTGAAGGCGTTCTCCGGCGGCTCCGGCACCGGTGCGGCGCAGGGCCGGGTGGTCGGCGGCGCGCTGGTGGCGAGCCATTATTCCGCCTCCACCACTACGTCGAAAAAGACCGAAGCCATCCGCATGGTGCTGGCGGGTGGCAACATCAAGGAATTCGCGATCGAGCCGGAACCGCCCGTCGATGCCGACCGGCTGCCGGTCACCGAGGCGCATCGCCGCGGGGTCTACGATCCCATGACCGGATCGATGCTGCGCGTGCCGGGCAATGGCGATCCGCTGACGCCGGAAGCCTGCCGCGTCGGCGCCGGCATCTTCGACGGCCGCATGCGCTACGACCTCAAGCTCGACTTCAAGCGCATGGAAACCGTCAAGGCCGAAAAGGGCTACCGGGGCCCGGTGGTGGTGTGCGCGGTGTATTTCACGCCGGTCGCGGGCTACATCCCGGACCGTCCGGTGATCAAATACCTCGCCGCCCAGCGCAATATCGAGATCGCATTCGCGCCTGTCGCGGGAACCCGCATCCTGGTGCCGTTCTGGATGAAGATCCCGACCCCGCTCGGTCCCGCCATGCTGGAGGCCACCCAGTTCATCACCCAGGCCACCCCGCCGCGGGTGGCAAAGACGCAGTGA
- a CDS encoding CarD family transcriptional regulator has product MPNKTAKTAAKATGAKATASKVAPKTAPKAAVKAPAVKAPVAKAPVVKAAVKPVAAAKPVAAAPRVEEPKKVLTQRQGFKTNEFVVYPAHGVGQILAIEEQEIAGARLELFVINFMKDKMTLRVPTAKVANVGMRKLSEPALVKKALETLKGRARVKRTMWSRRAQEYEAKINSGDIVAIAEVVRDLYRSESQPEQSYSERQLYEAALDRLSREIAVVQHSTETEAVKEIEGQLAKSPRRGAKAEAEAGAEGDADADAEGDDAVADEAA; this is encoded by the coding sequence ATGCCAAACAAGACTGCAAAAACTGCCGCGAAAGCGACCGGTGCGAAGGCCACTGCCTCGAAGGTCGCCCCCAAGACGGCCCCGAAGGCCGCCGTGAAGGCGCCTGCCGTGAAGGCTCCCGTGGCCAAGGCTCCTGTCGTGAAGGCCGCGGTGAAGCCGGTTGCCGCCGCCAAGCCCGTAGCTGCCGCTCCCCGGGTGGAAGAGCCGAAGAAGGTTCTGACCCAGCGCCAGGGCTTCAAGACCAATGAATTCGTGGTGTATCCCGCGCACGGCGTTGGCCAGATCCTGGCCATCGAGGAGCAGGAGATCGCCGGCGCCAGGCTCGAGCTGTTCGTGATCAATTTCATGAAGGACAAGATGACGCTCCGGGTGCCGACCGCGAAGGTCGCCAATGTCGGCATGCGCAAGCTGTCGGAGCCGGCGCTGGTCAAGAAGGCCCTGGAAACCCTGAAAGGCCGCGCGCGCGTCAAGCGCACGATGTGGTCGCGCCGGGCCCAGGAATACGAAGCCAAGATCAATTCCGGTGACATCGTCGCGATCGCCGAAGTGGTGCGCGATCTCTATCGCTCGGAATCGCAGCCCGAACAGTCCTACAGCGAGCGCCAGCTCTACGAGGCGGCGCTCGACCGGCTGTCGCGAGAAATCGCCGTGGTGCAGCACTCGACCGAGACCGAAGCGGTCAAGGAAATCGAAGGCCAGCTCGCCAAGAGCCCGCGCCGCGGCGCCAAGGCCGAAGCCGAAGCCGGCGCCGAGGGCGACGCAGATGCGGACGCCGAAGGCGATGACGCCGTCGCGGACGAGGCGGCGTAA
- the rpmB gene encoding 50S ribosomal protein L28, with protein sequence MSRRCELTAKGPLVGHKVSHSNIKTKRRFLPNLCNVTFMSDALGRNVRLRVSTNALKSVDHRGGLDAFLIKAKADELSPKALLLKRAIEKKIAAAPVAKAS encoded by the coding sequence ATGTCGCGGCGCTGTGAACTGACGGCCAAGGGCCCGCTGGTGGGCCACAAGGTGAGCCACTCCAACATCAAGACCAAGCGCCGGTTCCTGCCGAACCTGTGCAACGTCACCTTCATGTCGGACGCGCTCGGCCGCAACGTGCGCTTGAGGGTCTCGACCAACGCGCTGAAATCAGTCGATCACCGCGGCGGCCTCGACGCCTTCCTGATCAAGGCCAAGGCCGACGAGCTGTCGCCGAAGGCGCTGCTCCTGAAGCGCGCGATCGAAAAGAAGATCGCCGCCGCGCCGGTGGCGAAGGCGAGCTGA
- the fdxA gene encoding ferredoxin FdxA codes for MTYVVTEACIKCKYTDCVEVCPVDCFYEGENMLVIHPDECIDCGVCEPECPADAIKPDTEPGLEKWLEVNTEYAKSWPNITQKKDSPDDAKDFEGMEGKFEKYFSPKPGTGD; via the coding sequence ATGACTTACGTCGTCACTGAAGCCTGCATTAAATGCAAATACACCGATTGCGTTGAGGTCTGCCCGGTAGACTGTTTCTACGAGGGCGAGAACATGCTGGTCATCCATCCCGACGAATGTATCGACTGCGGCGTGTGCGAACCGGAATGTCCCGCCGACGCGATCAAGCCCGACACCGAGCCCGGCCTGGAGAAGTGGCTGGAGGTGAATACCGAATATGCCAAGAGCTGGCCGAACATCACCCAGAAGAAGGACTCCCCTGACGACGCCAAGGATTTCGAGGGGATGGAAGGCAAGTTCGAGAAATATTTTTCTCCGAAGCCCGGCACCGGCGACTGA
- a CDS encoding sulfite exporter TauE/SafE family protein has protein sequence MMDIGTAALLSGAGLVGGVVNAVAGGATLITFPAMLAAGLPPLIANVSNAVAMTPGHLVAALTDRRQLPALDRRLAATAGIAITGGAIGAWLLLVTPERLFTALVPALIGLATLIFACGVRIQSALSRKYRDRGDLARDALLLPTAAYGGYFGAGLGVMLLALLTLTGREEIRAVNALKNLLATAVSLASVTVFAIQGVVHWFETIVMFAGASCGGVLGGKLIAVLPPPIVRALVAAIGALMTSIYAWRYWC, from the coding sequence ATGATGGATATCGGGACGGCAGCTTTGTTGTCGGGAGCGGGCCTCGTCGGCGGGGTCGTCAATGCCGTAGCGGGCGGGGCCACGCTGATCACCTTCCCGGCCATGCTGGCGGCGGGATTGCCGCCGCTGATTGCGAACGTATCCAACGCGGTCGCCATGACGCCCGGTCATTTGGTTGCCGCACTGACGGATCGTCGGCAACTCCCCGCGCTGGACCGCCGGCTGGCCGCCACGGCTGGCATCGCGATTACGGGCGGCGCGATCGGCGCGTGGCTTCTTCTCGTCACGCCGGAGCGCCTGTTCACGGCGCTCGTCCCGGCCCTGATCGGCCTGGCCACACTGATCTTCGCGTGTGGCGTTCGCATCCAGTCGGCGCTTTCGCGGAAGTATCGCGATCGCGGCGACCTTGCGAGAGATGCGCTGCTGCTGCCGACCGCGGCCTATGGCGGCTACTTCGGCGCCGGCCTCGGCGTCATGCTGCTCGCCTTGCTCACGCTCACGGGTCGGGAAGAGATTCGCGCCGTCAATGCACTCAAGAACCTTCTTGCAACGGCCGTCAGCCTCGCCTCGGTGACCGTCTTCGCGATCCAGGGCGTCGTCCACTGGTTTGAGACGATCGTGATGTTCGCGGGCGCCTCCTGTGGAGGGGTGCTCGGCGGCAAGCTCATCGCGGTGCTGCCGCCGCCGATCGTGCGCGCGCTCGTTGCCGCGATCGGGGCCTTGATGACGAGCATCTATGCCTGGCGGTACTGGTGCTGA
- a CDS encoding M48 family metalloprotease — MTSRGLWAAGSLLCALALAGCGDFSRFQTAAPSAASPVKPNRMVAQTPAAEREHERILSSYGGAYDDPKLGALIGKTVDRLVAASDRPDQAYRVTILNSGAVNAFALPTGQLYVTRGLIALASDTSELSSVLSHEMAHVLAKHASIREDQARQAAVVTRVVTDMGNDPDLTALALAKTKLTMASFSRAQEFEADGIGVGISARARFDPYGAARFLASMERNAALKAGKASLDPRAQDFLSSHPATPERVQNAQNSARQFTSPQGGERDRETYLAAIDNIVYGEDPSEGFVRGRRFLHPKLGFTFAAPDTFTLDNTAQAVIGVREGGTQAMRFDVVRVPAEQTLVDYLNSGWMENVDKGSAEELTINGFPGASATAHGDQWQFKVYALRFGSDVYRFIFASRQKTTESERNARETVNSFRRLTLAETQAARPLRIKVITVQPGDTVESLSHRMAGVDRPAERFRILNGLDAHAQVKARDRVKIVVD, encoded by the coding sequence ATGACGAGCCGCGGCCTTTGGGCTGCGGGTTCCCTGCTCTGCGCGCTCGCGCTGGCCGGCTGCGGCGATTTCAGCCGGTTCCAGACCGCCGCGCCCTCGGCCGCCAGTCCGGTCAAACCGAACCGGATGGTCGCACAGACGCCCGCCGCCGAGCGCGAACATGAGCGCATCCTCTCCTCCTATGGCGGCGCCTATGACGACCCGAAGCTGGGAGCCCTGATCGGCAAGACGGTCGACCGGTTGGTGGCGGCTTCCGATCGTCCCGACCAGGCCTACAGGGTGACCATCCTCAATTCCGGCGCGGTCAATGCGTTTGCGCTGCCGACCGGCCAGCTCTACGTGACCCGCGGCCTGATTGCGCTCGCCAGCGACACCTCGGAACTGTCGTCGGTGCTGAGCCACGAGATGGCGCATGTGCTGGCCAAGCACGCTTCGATCCGCGAAGACCAGGCGCGCCAGGCCGCCGTCGTCACCCGCGTCGTCACCGACATGGGCAACGATCCCGATTTGACTGCGCTGGCGCTCGCCAAGACAAAACTGACGATGGCGAGCTTCTCGCGCGCCCAGGAATTCGAGGCCGACGGCATCGGCGTCGGCATTTCGGCGCGCGCCCGTTTCGACCCCTACGGCGCCGCGCGCTTCCTGGCCTCGATGGAGCGCAACGCTGCGCTGAAGGCGGGCAAGGCCTCGCTCGATCCGCGCGCGCAGGACTTTCTGTCGTCGCACCCGGCGACGCCTGAACGCGTGCAGAACGCACAGAACTCGGCCCGCCAGTTCACCTCGCCGCAGGGCGGCGAGCGCGACCGCGAAACCTATCTCGCCGCTATCGACAACATCGTCTATGGCGAAGACCCCAGCGAAGGTTTCGTGCGCGGCCGGCGCTTCCTGCACCCGAAACTCGGCTTCACCTTCGCCGCCCCCGACACCTTCACGCTGGACAATACCGCGCAGGCCGTGATCGGCGTGCGCGAAGGCGGCACGCAGGCGATGCGCTTCGACGTGGTGCGGGTGCCGGCGGAGCAGACGCTGGTCGACTATCTCAATTCCGGCTGGATGGAGAACGTCGACAAGGGTTCGGCCGAAGAGCTGACCATCAACGGCTTCCCGGGGGCGTCCGCGACCGCGCATGGCGACCAGTGGCAGTTCAAGGTCTACGCGCTGCGCTTCGGCAGCGACGTCTACCGCTTCATCTTCGCCTCCCGGCAGAAGACCACCGAGAGCGAGCGCAACGCGCGGGAAACCGTCAACTCGTTCCGCCGCCTGACGCTGGCGGAAACCCAGGCCGCGCGGCCGCTGCGCATCAAGGTGATCACCGTGCAGCCCGGCGACACCGTGGAATCGCTGTCACACCGCATGGCCGGCGTCGATCGCCCGGCCGAGCGCTTCCGCATCCTGAACGGGCTCGATGCACACGCCCAGGTGAAAGCCCGCGACCGCGTCAAGATCGTGGTGGATTGA